A single window of Kitasatospora sp. HUAS MG31 DNA harbors:
- a CDS encoding SDR family NAD(P)-dependent oxidoreductase, protein MNEASNQQTRPRTWLITGATSGIGRELTLQALENGDTVSALARDTSPLDDLAHTHGERLLPIQADVRDERAVRDAVEGTLARFGRIDVVANNAGYGLFGAVEEASDTQVRAVFDTNVFGVLNVLRATLPVLRAQRSGHVLQGSSVYGQSAHPGVGLLAATKYAVEGLSDALAAEVAPLGIKVTIIQPGMTATPFLANLDVADGLGDYDQTVREVQKAIGELPASAFSAAARIAAGIRTAVDSPNPPLRLALGASSVTGMRPALEARIADLDGWQRVTDAVDS, encoded by the coding sequence ATGAACGAAGCATCCAACCAGCAGACCCGCCCCCGCACCTGGCTGATCACCGGCGCGACGTCCGGCATCGGCCGCGAACTGACGCTCCAGGCGCTGGAGAACGGCGACACCGTCTCGGCCCTCGCCCGCGACACCTCCCCGCTGGACGACCTGGCCCACACGCACGGCGAGCGCCTGCTCCCCATCCAGGCGGACGTCCGTGACGAGCGGGCCGTCCGGGACGCGGTGGAGGGCACGCTCGCACGGTTCGGCCGCATCGACGTCGTGGCCAACAACGCGGGATACGGACTGTTCGGAGCCGTTGAGGAAGCCTCCGACACGCAGGTCCGCGCCGTGTTCGACACCAATGTCTTCGGAGTGCTCAACGTGCTCCGCGCGACGCTGCCGGTGCTCCGCGCCCAGCGGTCGGGGCACGTCCTCCAGGGCTCGTCGGTCTACGGGCAGTCCGCCCATCCCGGCGTGGGCCTGCTGGCCGCCACCAAGTACGCGGTCGAGGGACTGTCGGACGCGCTCGCGGCCGAGGTCGCACCGCTCGGCATCAAGGTCACGATCATCCAGCCCGGGATGACCGCGACCCCCTTTCTCGCCAACCTCGATGTCGCGGACGGCCTGGGCGACTACGACCAGACCGTCCGCGAGGTCCAGAAGGCCATCGGGGAGCTGCCGGCGTCCGCGTTCTCCGCCGCGGCGCGGATCGCCGCAGGCATCCGGACCGCGGTCGACAGCCCCAACCCTCCGCTGCGCCTGGCCCTCGGCGCCTCCAGCGTGACGGGCATGCGTCCCGCCCTGGAGGCGCGGATCGCGGACCTGGACGGCTGGCAGCGCGTGACCGACGCCGTCGACAGCTAG
- a CDS encoding CGNR zinc finger domain-containing protein encodes MVTAAAGSPKPSPRTVTPTVETVLAFVNTRADGSGRRELFGDGDSFAAWLAERDEFGGETVATDADAAVARELRDALVTVLLAHSGDEESLGEPLLRAERHLRRVGALYPLAPVVTAGGVELASPQAGVPRVFGTVLAAVTTFAQTSEWGRIKACRNPPCHFGFFDRTRNGGGLYCSTGCGSQVSMRKHRQRQRHGSGAPSEA; translated from the coding sequence ATGGTCACTGCGGCAGCCGGATCCCCCAAACCCAGCCCACGCACCGTCACGCCGACGGTGGAGACCGTTCTCGCGTTCGTGAACACGCGCGCGGACGGATCGGGTCGCCGGGAGCTGTTCGGGGACGGGGACTCGTTCGCGGCGTGGCTGGCGGAGCGCGACGAGTTCGGCGGCGAGACCGTGGCGACCGACGCCGACGCCGCGGTCGCGCGCGAGCTGCGTGATGCCCTGGTGACCGTGCTGCTCGCGCACTCGGGCGATGAGGAGAGCCTGGGTGAGCCGCTGCTGCGTGCCGAGCGGCACCTGCGGCGCGTGGGTGCGCTCTACCCGCTGGCGCCGGTGGTCACCGCCGGCGGGGTGGAGCTGGCCTCGCCGCAGGCGGGGGTGCCGCGCGTGTTCGGAACCGTCCTGGCCGCGGTGACGACGTTCGCGCAGACCAGCGAGTGGGGGCGCATCAAGGCGTGCCGGAACCCCCCGTGCCATTTCGGCTTCTTCGACCGCACCCGCAACGGGGGAGGGCTGTACTGCAGTACCGGCTGCGGCTCCCAGGTGTCCATGCGCAAACACCGCCAGCGGCAGCGCCACGGCAGTGGTGCGCCGTCCGAGGCGTGA
- a CDS encoding TetR/AcrR family transcriptional regulator, translated as MTAQPAGDAHPDLREPALRSPAVRAPQQDRSRATRRRLLEAAVECLAELGWQGSTVAVVAERAGVTRGAAQHHFPTREDLFTAAVEHVAAERLAAVRADGEALPRAGAARTEAVVGMIVRLYTGPLFRAALHLWVTAATEEPLRERILSLENHIGREAHRAAVEFLGVDESAQGVRETVQATLDMARGLGLANLLTDDGPRRAGIVRQWARVLDATLGAEAARHP; from the coding sequence ATGACCGCCCAGCCCGCCGGCGACGCGCACCCCGACCTGCGCGAGCCCGCCCTGCGCTCGCCCGCCGTCCGTGCCCCGCAGCAGGACCGCAGCCGCGCCACCCGCCGCCGGCTGCTGGAGGCGGCCGTCGAGTGCCTGGCCGAACTCGGCTGGCAGGGCAGCACGGTGGCGGTGGTGGCGGAACGGGCCGGGGTCACCCGCGGCGCGGCCCAGCACCACTTCCCGACCCGCGAGGACCTCTTCACCGCCGCCGTCGAGCACGTCGCGGCCGAGCGCCTGGCGGCCGTCCGGGCGGACGGCGAGGCGCTGCCGCGAGCCGGCGCGGCACGCACCGAGGCCGTGGTGGGGATGATCGTCCGGCTGTACACCGGGCCGCTGTTCCGGGCCGCCCTGCACCTGTGGGTGACGGCGGCCACCGAGGAGCCGCTGCGCGAGCGGATCCTGTCCCTGGAGAACCACATCGGCCGCGAGGCGCACCGGGCGGCCGTGGAGTTCCTCGGGGTGGACGAGTCGGCCCAGGGCGTCCGCGAGACCGTCCAGGCCACCCTGGACATGGCCCGCGGCCTGGGCCTCGCCAACCTGCTCACGGACGACGGCCCCCGGCGGGCCGGCATCGTCCGCCAGTGGGCCCGCGTCCTGGACGCCACCCTCGGCGCCGAGGCCGCCCGCCACCCCTGA
- a CDS encoding SpoIIE family protein phosphatase — protein sequence MHGFEQTAPDGADRDAAGAASARLSGHRLVPLATALVQGDGRILHWSEEAETLTGYPADQAIGSYAVHLLAPESQRGKVLALFEEIMAGPGWTGVYPIRHRDGHLVELEFHTYPIAGPGGRPLLLATASDVRSLRQVEADLAVLDGFFTQSPIGMAVYDAELRFVRLNGALAQINGVPVADHLGRRVSSVLPGINSTEIEAVMRQVLSTGKPVVDARSHGRTPGDPRRDRAWSASYFRLEDSAGRVLGVSSSIIDVTERFRAEARAARAQERLALLAAATARIGTTLDLQRTAEELIEAVIPRFADFATVDLLEPVLRGEEPSPIQPDTGVHLRAVAVGEAYESGLTSVADAVGLTSEYDARRIYTQCLRSGRPLLKPQVDEEVLRGLVPSPDRVAPGVSAGIHSYLMVPVVARGMVLGGAEFVRTRNPESFTAADVALAEELVARAALAIDNARLYRRERETALTLQRSMLPQEIHRTLGLEIAHRYLPSSLVSEVGGDWFDVVPLSCGRVALVVGDVMGHGIRAAATMGQLRTVARTLATLDLPPEQVLTRLDETASAIGEGQFATCICAVYDPVDGACTVASAGHLPPVYVAPDGRTGTVDLPPGVPLGVGGSAFHSVETVLPPGTLFALYTDGLIERRDRDIDDGIDLLARTLSAPGRTLEESCDAVLSTLVTDGTDDDIAMIMARVLPIPADRIATLHLAGEGPQPSRARRFTRETLEAWELTALVDYAELMVSELVTNALLHADAPRRLRLFRDRVLTLEVADAGSQSPRLRSSAEEDEGGRGIHLVSELAHRWGTRTTREGKVVWAEIELPYRSGSGTVL from the coding sequence ATGCACGGATTCGAGCAGACCGCACCGGACGGCGCCGACCGCGACGCGGCGGGCGCCGCTTCGGCGCGCCTGTCCGGCCACCGCCTGGTCCCGCTGGCCACCGCCCTGGTCCAGGGCGATGGCCGCATCCTGCACTGGAGCGAGGAGGCCGAGACCCTCACCGGCTACCCGGCCGACCAGGCGATCGGCTCGTACGCCGTGCACCTGCTGGCCCCGGAGAGCCAGCGCGGCAAGGTGCTGGCGCTGTTCGAGGAGATCATGGCCGGCCCGGGATGGACCGGCGTGTACCCGATCCGGCACCGCGACGGCCACCTGGTGGAGCTGGAGTTCCACACGTACCCGATCGCCGGTCCCGGCGGCCGCCCGCTGCTGCTGGCCACCGCCTCCGACGTGCGGTCGCTGCGCCAGGTGGAGGCCGACCTGGCGGTGCTGGACGGCTTCTTCACCCAGTCGCCGATCGGCATGGCCGTGTACGACGCCGAGCTGCGGTTCGTCCGGCTGAACGGCGCGCTGGCGCAGATCAACGGCGTGCCGGTGGCCGACCACCTGGGACGCCGGGTGAGCAGCGTGCTGCCCGGCATCAACAGCACCGAGATCGAGGCGGTGATGCGGCAGGTGCTCAGCACCGGGAAGCCGGTGGTGGACGCCCGCTCGCACGGCCGCACCCCCGGCGACCCGCGCCGCGACCGGGCCTGGTCGGCCTCGTACTTCCGGCTGGAGGACTCCGCCGGCCGGGTGCTGGGCGTCAGCTCCTCGATCATCGACGTCACCGAGCGGTTCCGCGCCGAGGCCCGGGCCGCCCGCGCCCAGGAGCGCCTCGCCCTGCTGGCCGCGGCCACCGCCCGGATCGGCACCACCCTCGACCTGCAGCGCACCGCCGAGGAGCTGATCGAGGCGGTCATCCCGCGGTTCGCCGACTTCGCGACCGTGGACCTGCTGGAGCCGGTGCTGCGCGGCGAGGAGCCGTCGCCGATCCAGCCGGACACCGGGGTGCACCTGCGGGCGGTGGCGGTCGGCGAGGCGTACGAGTCGGGGCTGACCAGTGTGGCCGACGCGGTCGGGCTCACCTCGGAGTACGACGCGCGCCGGATCTACACCCAGTGCCTGCGCAGCGGCCGCCCGCTGCTGAAGCCGCAGGTGGACGAGGAGGTGCTGCGCGGTCTCGTCCCGTCGCCCGATCGTGTGGCACCGGGGGTGTCGGCCGGGATCCACTCCTATCTGATGGTTCCGGTGGTGGCCCGCGGCATGGTGCTGGGCGGCGCCGAGTTCGTCCGCACCCGCAACCCGGAGTCGTTCACCGCCGCGGACGTCGCCCTCGCCGAGGAACTGGTCGCCCGGGCGGCGCTCGCCATCGACAACGCCCGGCTGTACCGCCGCGAGCGGGAGACCGCGCTGACCCTGCAGCGCAGCATGCTGCCGCAGGAGATCCACCGCACCCTCGGCCTGGAGATCGCCCACCGGTACCTGCCGAGCAGCCTGGTCAGCGAGGTCGGCGGCGACTGGTTCGACGTGGTGCCGCTCTCCTGCGGGCGGGTCGCCCTGGTGGTCGGCGACGTGATGGGCCACGGCATCCGGGCCGCCGCCACCATGGGCCAGCTGCGGACGGTGGCCCGCACCCTGGCCACCCTGGACCTGCCGCCCGAGCAGGTGCTCACCCGGTTGGACGAAACCGCCTCGGCGATCGGCGAGGGCCAGTTCGCCACCTGCATCTGCGCGGTCTACGACCCGGTGGACGGCGCCTGTACGGTCGCCTCGGCCGGCCACCTCCCGCCGGTGTACGTCGCCCCCGACGGCCGGACCGGCACCGTGGACCTGCCGCCCGGGGTACCGCTGGGCGTCGGCGGATCGGCCTTCCACAGCGTGGAGACCGTGCTGCCGCCGGGCACCCTGTTCGCCCTCTACACCGACGGCCTGATCGAGCGCCGCGACCGCGACATCGACGACGGCATCGACCTGCTCGCCCGGACCCTCTCCGCCCCCGGCCGGACCCTGGAGGAGAGCTGCGACGCGGTGCTCTCGACCCTGGTCACCGACGGGACGGACGACGACATCGCCATGATCATGGCCCGGGTGCTGCCCATCCCGGCCGACCGGATCGCCACCCTCCACCTGGCCGGCGAGGGCCCGCAGCCGTCCCGGGCCCGCCGCTTCACCCGGGAGACCCTGGAGGCCTGGGAGCTGACCGCGCTGGTCGACTACGCCGAGCTGATGGTCAGCGAGCTGGTCACCAACGCCCTGCTGCACGCCGACGCCCCGCGCCGGCTGCGGCTGTTCCGCGACCGGGTGCTCACCCTGGAGGTCGCCGACGCGGGCAGCCAGTCGCCGCGGCTGCGCTCCTCCGCCGAGGAGGACGAGGGCGGCCGCGGCATCCACCTGGTCTCCGAACTCGCCCACCGCTGGGGCACCCGGACCACCCGGGAGGGCAAGGTCGTCTGGGCCGAGATCGAACTCCCGTACCGATCGGGGTCCGGTACTGTGCTCTGA
- a CDS encoding gamma-glutamylcyclotransferase family protein, which produces MPAADPDRLPVFVYGTLRPGGRNHRAHLAGRTTAVRPGTLPGAALHDGPGYPYLVACPGRSVHGELVTLDPARYAEVLAALDHLEDCRPDGSGEYVRRRLEVTGAGGEPEPAWVYLAGAAVEAALRERPALIASGDWLRR; this is translated from the coding sequence GTGCCCGCCGCCGACCCCGACCGGCTCCCGGTCTTCGTGTACGGGACGCTCCGGCCCGGCGGGCGCAACCACCGCGCCCACCTGGCCGGGCGGACCACCGCCGTCCGGCCGGGCACCCTGCCCGGCGCGGCCCTGCACGACGGCCCGGGCTACCCCTACCTGGTCGCCTGCCCGGGCCGCAGCGTGCACGGCGAGCTGGTGACCCTCGACCCGGCCCGGTACGCCGAGGTGCTGGCCGCCCTCGACCACCTGGAGGACTGCCGGCCGGACGGCTCGGGGGAGTACGTCCGGCGCCGGCTGGAGGTCACCGGCGCCGGCGGCGAGCCGGAGCCCGCCTGGGTCTACCTCGCCGGGGCGGCGGTGGAGGCCGCGCTGCGCGAGCGCCCCGCGCTGATCGCGTCGGGGGACTGGCTGCGGCGCTGA
- a CDS encoding DUF2252 domain-containing protein — protein MVNPTERYRQGRAVRKRVPRSSHGQWIPGADRPDPVSLLERQGEDRVQELLPIRYGRMSASGFAFLRGSAAVMTADLAAVPATGLTVQLCGDAHLLNFGVFGSPERALLFDLNDFDETLPGPFEWDVKRLAASTAVAALDRDFGRKAARETALASAAAYRASMRRFAELGELEVWYQRIDSAEMIPLVEHPKQRERLEAGLAKARRRTSMQAFTKLTETRDGRLRIISDPPLIQPLDVPVGQAVSKVYSDYRGSLPDDRRALLDRFRFIDLARKVVGVGSVGTRCYIVLLEGLSSGEPLFLQVKEATRSVLEDYLPVSAYPNHGQRVVNGQRLMQAASDIFLGWTAGPLGRHFYGRQLRDWKGAVDMERITAPLLLQYARLCGLALARAHARSGDRIAIAGYLGTSDSFEQAVADFSVRYAEQTALDHAALLTAIKDGRVEATTGV, from the coding sequence ATGGTGAACCCCACCGAGCGGTACCGCCAGGGCCGGGCCGTGCGCAAGCGTGTGCCCCGCTCCTCGCACGGGCAGTGGATCCCGGGTGCGGACCGGCCCGACCCGGTCTCCCTGCTGGAGCGCCAGGGCGAGGACCGGGTGCAGGAGCTGCTGCCGATCCGCTACGGGCGGATGTCGGCCTCCGGGTTCGCCTTCCTGCGCGGCTCGGCCGCGGTGATGACCGCCGACCTGGCCGCCGTCCCCGCCACCGGCCTGACCGTGCAGCTCTGCGGGGACGCGCACCTGCTGAACTTCGGGGTGTTCGGCTCGCCGGAGCGGGCGCTGCTGTTCGACCTGAACGACTTCGACGAGACCCTGCCCGGCCCGTTCGAGTGGGACGTCAAGCGGCTCGCGGCCAGTACGGCGGTGGCCGCGCTGGACCGGGACTTCGGCCGGAAGGCCGCCCGGGAGACCGCGCTCGCCTCGGCCGCCGCCTACCGCGCCTCGATGCGCCGGTTCGCCGAGCTGGGCGAGCTGGAGGTCTGGTACCAGCGGATCGACTCGGCGGAGATGATCCCGCTGGTGGAGCACCCCAAGCAGCGCGAGCGGCTGGAGGCCGGGCTCGCCAAGGCCCGCCGCCGCACCAGCATGCAGGCGTTCACCAAGCTCACCGAGACCCGGGACGGCCGGCTGCGGATCATCTCCGACCCGCCGCTGATCCAACCGCTGGACGTCCCGGTCGGCCAGGCGGTCAGCAAGGTGTACTCGGACTACCGCGGCTCCCTCCCGGACGACCGCCGGGCGCTGCTGGACCGGTTCCGGTTCATCGACCTGGCCCGCAAGGTGGTCGGCGTCGGCAGCGTCGGCACCCGCTGCTACATCGTGCTGCTGGAGGGGCTGTCCTCCGGCGAGCCGCTGTTCCTGCAGGTCAAGGAGGCGACCCGGTCCGTCCTGGAGGACTACCTGCCGGTCAGCGCGTACCCCAACCACGGGCAGCGGGTGGTGAACGGCCAGCGTCTGATGCAGGCCGCCAGCGACATCTTCCTCGGCTGGACCGCGGGCCCGCTCGGCCGGCACTTCTACGGGCGGCAGCTGCGCGACTGGAAGGGCGCGGTGGACATGGAGCGGATCACCGCCCCGCTGCTGCTCCAGTACGCCCGGCTCTGCGGCCTGGCCCTGGCCCGTGCCCACGCCCGCTCCGGCGACCGGATCGCCATCGCCGGCTACCTCGGCACCTCCGACTCCTTCGAGCAGGCCGTGGCGGACTTCTCGGTCCGCTACGCCGAGCAGACCGCGCTGGACCACGCCGCGCTGCTCACCGCGATCAAGGACGGCAGGGTGGAGGCCACGACCGGGGTCTGA
- a CDS encoding M20/M25/M40 family metallo-hydrolase — MTDELVREISALMPRARADLAELLALPSVAEPDRPPSAACRQAAAWVASAFAEAGLRDVHLAETADGSFAVLGHRPPPPGAPTVLLVCHYDVPPVPDAASWSRPPFRLTERRGGWYGRGAAGGKGAAVLHLTVLRALGEALPVGVKFLAEGAREAGGGGLAEYVGRHADELHAAVLLAAAPGPVRAGARAPGPPFLAAVAGGWGATAYDKAVQEVYGRPPGPVEPDGVLEAFGALTATYPGTEVLLTGLARPSPGDPGPEEGVDPAELARTARVAGLFLRQLAAARRR, encoded by the coding sequence ATGACCGACGAGCTCGTCCGTGAGATCTCCGCGCTGATGCCGCGCGCCCGGGCCGACCTGGCCGAGCTGCTGGCGCTGCCGTCGGTCGCCGAGCCGGACCGGCCCCCGTCGGCGGCATGCCGGCAGGCGGCGGCGTGGGTGGCGTCGGCGTTCGCCGAGGCCGGGCTGCGGGACGTGCACCTGGCGGAGACCGCGGACGGCAGCTTCGCGGTGCTCGGCCACCGGCCGCCGCCGCCCGGTGCGCCGACGGTCCTGCTGGTCTGCCACTACGACGTCCCGCCGGTGCCCGACGCCGCGTCCTGGAGCCGGCCGCCGTTCCGGCTGACCGAGCGCCGGGGTGGCTGGTACGGGCGCGGTGCGGCGGGCGGCAAGGGGGCGGCCGTGCTGCACCTGACGGTGCTGCGGGCGCTGGGCGAGGCACTGCCGGTGGGCGTGAAGTTCCTCGCCGAGGGCGCGCGGGAGGCGGGCGGCGGCGGGCTGGCGGAGTACGTCGGCCGGCACGCCGACGAGCTGCACGCGGCCGTGCTGCTGGCCGCCGCACCCGGGCCCGTCCGGGCCGGGGCCCGGGCTCCTGGGCCGCCGTTCCTGGCGGCCGTCGCCGGCGGGTGGGGGGCGACGGCGTACGACAAGGCCGTCCAGGAGGTGTACGGGCGGCCGCCGGGCCCGGTCGAGCCGGACGGTGTGCTCGAAGCGTTCGGCGCCCTCACGGCGACGTACCCGGGGACCGAGGTGCTGCTGACCGGCCTGGCCCGGCCGTCCCCCGGGGATCCGGGGCCCGAGGAGGGCGTCGACCCCGCCGAGCTGGCGCGGACGGCCCGGGTGGCGGGGCTGTTCCTCCGCCAACTCGCCGCCGCCCGCCGCCGCTGA
- a CDS encoding Fpg/Nei family DNA glycosylase, producing the protein MPEGDTVYRTAVQLHEALAGRPLTTFDLRVPAHATADLTGRQVLEVVPRGKHLMTRIEGGLTLHTHLRMDGRWAVYRTGERWRGGPEFQVRAVLGTERHTAVGYRLPVVELLHTAEEARAVGHLGPDLLGPDWDPAEAARRLLTDPDRPLAAALLDQRNLAGIGNVYANELCFLAAVTPWTPVGTVTVLDRLLARAHQLLDANKLRPGHPTTGTTVPGRENWVYGRARRPCARCGTTVRSSSHAEDRPAYWCPRCQHGPAPTGR; encoded by the coding sequence GTGCCCGAAGGTGACACCGTCTACCGCACCGCCGTCCAGCTGCACGAGGCCCTGGCCGGCCGGCCGCTGACCACCTTCGACCTACGCGTGCCCGCCCACGCCACCGCCGACCTGACCGGCCGGCAGGTGCTGGAGGTGGTGCCGCGCGGCAAACACCTGATGACCCGGATCGAGGGCGGCCTGACCCTCCACACCCACCTGCGGATGGACGGCCGCTGGGCGGTCTACCGCACCGGCGAACGCTGGCGCGGCGGGCCGGAGTTCCAGGTCCGCGCCGTCCTCGGCACCGAGCGGCACACCGCCGTCGGCTACCGCCTCCCGGTGGTGGAACTGCTGCACACCGCCGAGGAGGCCCGGGCGGTCGGCCACCTCGGCCCCGACCTGCTCGGCCCCGACTGGGACCCGGCGGAGGCCGCCCGCCGCCTGCTCACCGACCCCGACCGCCCGCTCGCCGCGGCCCTGCTCGACCAGCGCAACCTCGCCGGGATCGGCAACGTGTACGCCAACGAGCTGTGCTTCCTCGCCGCCGTCACCCCCTGGACCCCGGTCGGAACCGTCACCGTCCTCGACCGGCTGCTCGCCCGCGCCCACCAGCTGCTCGACGCCAACAAGCTGCGCCCCGGGCACCCCACCACCGGCACCACCGTCCCCGGCCGGGAGAACTGGGTGTACGGCCGCGCCCGCCGGCCCTGCGCCCGCTGCGGTACGACGGTCCGCTCGTCGAGCCACGCGGAGGACCGGCCGGCGTACTGGTGCCCGCGCTGCCAGCACGGGCCGGCGCCGACCGGGCGCTGA
- a CDS encoding uridine kinase: MRMTPISPERLAELLADRIAGLPAEDGRRLRIAVDGAPAARPGDLADALVEPLRLRGRPVLRVSAADFLRPASVRLEYGKQDADAFHDLWLDDGALQREVLDPLEPGGTGRVLPSLWDAATDRATRAPYTELPPRGVLLLDGALLLGRWLPFELTVHLALGGAALARRTPAEEHWTLPAFARYAEETDPGALADLTVKVDDPRRPALVER, from the coding sequence GTGCGGATGACACCGATCTCCCCCGAACGGCTCGCCGAGCTGCTGGCCGACCGGATCGCCGGCCTGCCCGCCGAGGACGGGCGGCGGCTGCGGATCGCCGTGGACGGCGCCCCCGCGGCCCGGCCCGGCGACCTGGCGGACGCGCTGGTCGAGCCGCTGCGGCTGCGCGGCCGCCCGGTGCTGCGGGTGTCGGCCGCCGACTTCCTGCGGCCCGCGTCGGTGCGGCTGGAGTACGGCAAGCAGGACGCGGACGCGTTCCACGATCTGTGGCTGGACGACGGCGCCCTGCAGCGCGAGGTGCTCGACCCGCTGGAGCCGGGCGGCACCGGCCGGGTGCTGCCCTCGCTGTGGGACGCGGCCACGGACCGGGCGACCCGGGCGCCGTACACCGAGCTGCCTCCGCGCGGGGTCCTGCTGCTGGACGGCGCCCTGCTGCTCGGGCGGTGGCTGCCGTTCGAGCTGACCGTGCACCTGGCGCTCGGCGGGGCGGCGCTGGCCCGCCGCACCCCGGCGGAGGAGCACTGGACGCTGCCCGCGTTCGCCCGCTACGCCGAGGAGACCGACCCGGGCGCGCTCGCCGACCTGACCGTGAAGGTGGACGACCCGCGCCGGCCCGCCCTGGTCGAGCGCTGA
- a CDS encoding HD domain-containing protein produces the protein MPRLTLTEVDALAARAHAGQVDKIGVPYVEHVRAVAAALAPFGTGLQMAGLLHDVLEDTELTAEDLLRAGVPSAVVATVRAVTKAPGADYTAMLHAITADHSATLLKIADNAHNSRPDRAARLAEEQRHRLAERYRAARAVLWPAASPADVRAIVATANPALLAELAE, from the coding sequence TTGCCCCGTCTCACACTCACCGAGGTCGACGCCCTCGCCGCCCGCGCGCACGCCGGCCAGGTGGACAAGATCGGCGTCCCGTACGTGGAGCACGTCCGGGCCGTGGCCGCCGCCCTGGCGCCGTTCGGCACCGGTCTGCAGATGGCCGGGCTGCTGCACGACGTCCTGGAGGACACCGAGCTGACCGCGGAGGACCTGCTGCGCGCGGGCGTCCCCTCGGCCGTGGTGGCGACCGTCCGGGCGGTCACCAAGGCGCCCGGCGCCGACTACACCGCCATGCTCCACGCGATCACCGCCGACCACTCCGCCACCCTCCTCAAGATCGCCGACAACGCCCACAACTCCCGCCCCGACCGCGCCGCCCGCCTCGCCGAGGAGCAGCGCCACCGCCTCGCCGAGCGCTACCGCGCCGCCCGGGCCGTCCTGTGGCCCGCCGCGAGCCCCGCCGACGTCCGCGCCATCGTGGCGACCGCCAACCCCGCGCTGCTCGCCGAGCTCGCCGAGTAG